The following DNA comes from Haloarchaeobius salinus.
GTTGACCGGGAACGCGGGTGTGCCACCGAGCTCGCGGATGCGGTCCTCCGCCCACTCGGAGATCTCGAGGTAGCCCGTCCCAACCTCGAGGCGGTCGGCTGCCTCGTCGCGTACCTGCGCGAGAATCTGCCCTGCCTCGCGGTGCTTCTCGTACTTCTCGGCGTCAAGATCGACCTCGGGCTCGCTCATACGCGTCCTTCGCGTACGCCGGAAAAAGAGGTTGCGCATCCGCGGCCCGTGTCGTGAATCAGCCCGCCGTGGCTACCGGTCGACCCAGGCACACCGCGGGCAGGCGTCGACGCCCTGGACGTTCACCGTGGCTGTCTCGCACTCCGGACACTGCCGTGTGCGGCCGTGTTGTACCTGTTCGAGCATGGGAGTTGAGTCTACTTCGACGAACATAAATCTACGCTACGACAGTCGTCGAAGAACCGGCAGCTACTGGCGGTAACGTGCGTATGCGTCACCGGGAGACCGCCAGCGGGCGTCGGTGTCGGCAGGCGTCGAACCCGCTACTCCCGGACGACCGCGGTTTGCATCCCCTTACTGTTGTACGCCGCGCCCGCCCCCTCGTGGTCGGCGACGATAACCCCGGCGGATGCGCCCGTCAGCTCGCCGAACTCGTCGATGGCGCGATCCGCCGCCGCCTGTGCGTCCATCCCCTCCTCGAGGTAGCGGACCGCGCGCCGCGAGAGGGTGACACGGGCGATGTCCTCGCCCGCACCGGTCGCGCTCGCGCCGCCCGCCGGTGAGCAGTAGAAGCCGCTGCCGACCTGTGGCACGTCGCCGACGCGGCCCGCGAGCGCGAGCCAGCGCCCGCCCGTCGACGTCGCCGCGGCGAACTGCTCACCGTCGCGCGCCACGGCACCGACCGTGTCGTGGTCCTTGCCCGCGGGCGCACCCGAATCCTCCTGCTCGGCGTCGGGGTCGGCCGTCGACCCGCCGAACGTCTCCTGTACCCAGCGGGCCTGCGCCGCCATGTCGCCCTCCGGTACGTCCGCGTCGGCGAACCGCTCGCGCGTGCTGTCGGTCCAGAGGTCGACCTCGCAGTCGATCCCCTGCGCCGCGGCGAAGTCGACCGCGTGGACGCCAGAGAGCAGGATGTGCGGCGTCTCCTCGAGGACGGCAC
Coding sequences within:
- a CDS encoding isoaspartyl peptidase/L-asparaginase; this encodes MQVIVHGGAGGVPDDPDPRQAVLDEAAESGSTAASPLDAVESAVRVLESSPRFNAGVGSCAQSDGILRTDAGVMTDDRSVGAAASMPGVEAAVSVARAVLEETPHILLSGVHAVDFAAAQGIDCEVDLWTDSTRERFADADVPEGDMAAQARWVQETFGGSTADPDAEQEDSGAPAGKDHDTVGAVARDGEQFAAATSTGGRWLALAGRVGDVPQVGSGFYCSPAGGASATGAGEDIARVTLSRRAVRYLEEGMDAQAAADRAIDEFGELTGASAGVIVADHEGAGAAYNSKGMQTAVVRE